In a genomic window of Prochlorococcus marinus subsp. marinus str. CCMP1375:
- the lipA gene encoding lipoyl synthase: MTTTNKKTRYSAIKPSERLPEWIKPSLGTASQLEKVQNLVKEYRLNTICEEGRCPNRGECYASGTATFLLGGSICTRSCAFCQVEKGMPPQNIDPNESIRVAKAVLKLQLKYVVLTSVARDDLDDHGAIHFSRTIHAIRKTSPTTSIEVLTPDFWGGCIDKIKATKIQRERLKIVLKAKPVCFNHNLETVERLQKEVRRGATYHRSLELLKASREIDNEIPTKSGLMLGLGERSDEIIQTLKDLRSVNCQQVTIGQYLRPSLAHIPVQKYWLPKDFEHFKRIAEGLGFKKVNSGPLVRSSYHAELPQT; this comes from the coding sequence ATGACAACCACAAACAAAAAAACTCGTTACAGTGCAATTAAGCCAAGCGAAAGGCTACCTGAATGGATAAAACCCTCTTTAGGTACGGCCTCACAATTAGAAAAAGTACAGAACCTAGTTAAAGAATATCGATTAAATACAATATGCGAAGAAGGACGCTGCCCAAACAGAGGTGAGTGCTATGCATCAGGAACAGCTACTTTCCTATTAGGTGGTTCAATCTGCACTCGAAGCTGCGCTTTTTGCCAAGTAGAAAAAGGAATGCCACCACAAAACATTGATCCAAATGAATCAATCCGTGTAGCAAAAGCAGTTTTAAAATTACAACTCAAATACGTTGTCTTAACTTCTGTCGCAAGAGACGATCTTGATGATCATGGAGCAATTCATTTTTCAAGAACAATTCATGCCATAAGAAAAACTTCTCCCACGACATCTATTGAAGTTCTAACTCCTGACTTTTGGGGTGGATGTATTGACAAAATAAAAGCAACAAAAATTCAAAGGGAGCGCTTAAAAATAGTTCTTAAAGCAAAGCCAGTTTGCTTTAACCACAACCTTGAAACTGTAGAACGTCTACAAAAAGAAGTGCGCAGAGGTGCTACCTACCACAGGTCTCTTGAACTATTAAAAGCTTCTAGAGAAATTGACAACGAAATCCCAACAAAATCAGGATTAATGTTAGGCCTAGGTGAACGAAGTGATGAAATAATCCAAACTCTTAAAGACCTTCGCTCAGTCAACTGTCAACAGGTAACAATTGGTCAATACCTACGTCCTTCGCTAGCGCATATACCTGTTCAAAAATATTGGCTTCCAAAAGACTTTGAACACTTTAAGAGAATAGCCGAAGGACTTGGTTTCAAAAAAGTCAATAGTGGTCCATTAGTAAGAAGTAGTTATCATGCTGAACTTCCACAAACCTAA
- a CDS encoding rhodanese-related sulfurtransferase: MINSFESQKVDNDYKIAAFYSFSPIAEKVITTFLSKLRIIAEKHNVRGTVLVALEGINGTICGPVEGVTAMQKQLDSLDLETPLEIKYSYTSRQAFRRFKARRKNEIVTMGVENVDPCKTTGKYVEPEDWNAFLDDPLTLVIDTRNEYEISVGSFDGAVNPRTDSFREFPEWVDKKLHSLLKKKSFKKIALFCTGGIRCEKASALLLREGFPEVHHLHGGILRYLEEVPENESRWNGECFVFDQRVALNHKLMPGVYKLCFACGMPLSPQDQNGKYYIPSIQCHHCVDLFSDDDRERFRERQRHIARLGERFPGNSIWPSA, from the coding sequence ATGATTAATTCGTTTGAAAGTCAGAAAGTAGACAATGACTATAAGATAGCGGCTTTTTATAGTTTCTCGCCTATAGCTGAAAAGGTAATAACTACTTTCTTAAGCAAGCTGAGAATTATTGCAGAAAAGCATAATGTAAGAGGAACAGTTCTTGTTGCATTGGAAGGTATTAATGGAACAATTTGTGGCCCTGTAGAAGGTGTTACTGCTATGCAGAAACAATTAGATTCGCTTGATTTGGAGACTCCTTTAGAAATTAAATATAGCTACACTTCTAGACAAGCATTTAGGCGTTTTAAAGCTCGTAGAAAAAACGAAATAGTAACTATGGGAGTTGAGAACGTAGATCCATGCAAAACCACTGGTAAATATGTTGAACCTGAGGACTGGAATGCTTTCCTTGATGATCCATTGACTTTGGTTATTGATACACGTAATGAATATGAGATTTCTGTAGGCAGTTTTGATGGAGCAGTAAATCCTAGGACTGATTCTTTTCGCGAGTTCCCTGAATGGGTTGACAAGAAATTGCATAGCCTTTTGAAAAAAAAGAGTTTTAAAAAAATCGCATTGTTTTGTACTGGGGGCATTCGCTGTGAAAAAGCTAGTGCTTTGTTATTACGAGAAGGTTTTCCTGAGGTCCATCATTTGCATGGTGGCATACTTAGGTATTTAGAAGAAGTCCCAGAAAATGAAAGTCGCTGGAATGGAGAATGTTTTGTTTTTGATCAACGTGTGGCTTTGAATCATAAGCTCATGCCAGGGGTTTATAAACTTTGCTTTGCCTGTGGAATGCCTCTTTCTCCTCAAGATCAAAACGGAAAATATTATATTCCTAGTATTCAATGTCACCATTGTGTAGATCTTTTTAGTGATGATGATAGAGAACGTTTTCGGGAAAGACAAAGGCATATTGCAAGACTTGGAGAACGTTTCCCTGGGAACTCTATCTGGCCAAGTGCATGA
- the bioB gene encoding biotin synthase BioB: MTLLNPNIPIRQEVKVRFDWSLEEIQEILEKPLFELLWEAQNVHRSVNPEYKVQLASLLSVKTGGCEEDCSYCSQSIYNSSDVTNQSDFDVKGVLEQAKAAKAAGADRFCMGWAWREIRDGKPFEAMLDMVRGVKELGLEACVTGGMLTNQQAARLAEVGLNAYNHNLDTSPEHYDKIISTRTYQDRLETLHRVRNAGITICCGGIIGMGETLKDRASLLRVLANMDPHPESVPINALVPVEGTPLENLSMVDPLEMVRMVATARILMPRSRVRLSAGREQLGKEAQILCLLAGADSIFYGDTLLTTSNPSIKADRELLASAGVSVNWDLYD, translated from the coding sequence ATGACTTTGCTAAATCCTAATATACCAATTCGTCAAGAAGTTAAAGTACGTTTTGACTGGAGCTTGGAAGAGATTCAAGAGATCCTTGAAAAGCCTTTGTTTGAACTTCTTTGGGAGGCCCAAAATGTTCATCGATCAGTAAATCCAGAATATAAGGTTCAATTGGCGTCTTTGTTAAGTGTTAAAACAGGAGGCTGTGAAGAAGATTGTTCTTACTGTTCTCAGTCAATCTATAACAGTAGTGATGTTACCAACCAATCCGATTTTGATGTGAAAGGAGTTCTTGAGCAGGCTAAAGCAGCGAAAGCTGCGGGAGCTGATCGCTTTTGTATGGGATGGGCATGGAGAGAAATACGTGATGGCAAACCATTTGAAGCAATGTTGGATATGGTTAGAGGTGTAAAAGAACTAGGATTAGAGGCATGTGTAACAGGAGGAATGCTAACTAATCAGCAAGCAGCTCGTTTGGCAGAAGTTGGATTAAATGCTTACAACCATAATCTTGATACAAGCCCAGAGCATTACGACAAAATTATTTCTACACGTACTTATCAAGACCGGCTGGAAACATTACATAGAGTTCGTAATGCTGGCATCACTATCTGTTGTGGCGGGATTATCGGTATGGGAGAGACTTTAAAAGACAGAGCTTCTTTGCTAAGAGTTCTTGCAAATATGGATCCTCATCCAGAAAGTGTTCCTATCAATGCTTTGGTACCTGTAGAAGGGACTCCTTTAGAGAATCTTTCCATGGTTGATCCTTTGGAAATGGTACGGATGGTTGCTACTGCAAGGATTCTTATGCCTCGAAGCCGTGTTCGACTTAGTGCTGGTCGTGAACAATTGGGGAAAGAAGCCCAAATTCTTTGTTTGCTTGCAGGTGCAGATTCGATTTTCTATGGAGATACTTTATTGACTACAAGTAATCCATCTATAAAGGCAGATAGAGAGTTGCTTGCTTCTGCAGGTGTTTCAGTTAATTGGGACCTGTATGATTAA
- a CDS encoding isoprenyl transferase, which yields MKTPIAIGAEKKSLITPLPASIDPLRLPEHIAIIMDGNGRWANAKKLPRAMGHSAGVDALKQTLRLCNDWGIGVLTVYAFSTENWSRPKEEVNFLMTLFERVLKKELEALNLEEVQISFLGDLDQLPTRLQDLINEATELTSGNNGIRFNVCTNYGGRRELVLAAQKLAQRVLQGDLDPSFIDEHTFAGELLTSSYADPDLLIRTSGEMRISNFLLWQLAYAEIHVTDTLWPDFDSISLTKALIDYQSRRRRFGGVDPTVNDYDQV from the coding sequence ATGAAAACCCCTATTGCGATTGGAGCAGAAAAGAAGTCTCTTATTACTCCGTTGCCAGCGTCAATAGATCCTCTTAGGTTGCCTGAGCATATTGCCATCATTATGGATGGTAATGGTAGATGGGCAAATGCAAAGAAACTTCCTAGAGCTATGGGACATAGTGCAGGCGTTGATGCTCTTAAACAAACTCTACGACTTTGCAATGATTGGGGGATAGGAGTTTTAACTGTTTATGCATTCTCTACAGAGAATTGGTCTAGGCCTAAGGAAGAAGTCAACTTCTTGATGACTCTTTTTGAACGTGTTCTTAAAAAAGAACTAGAGGCATTAAATCTTGAAGAGGTTCAAATAAGCTTTCTTGGTGATTTAGATCAACTTCCAACACGCCTGCAAGATCTCATTAATGAGGCAACAGAGTTAACCTCAGGGAATAATGGAATCCGTTTTAATGTTTGTACTAATTATGGAGGTAGGCGGGAATTGGTTTTAGCTGCTCAAAAGTTGGCACAAAGGGTATTGCAAGGAGATTTAGATCCTTCATTTATTGATGAGCATACCTTTGCGGGAGAACTCCTAACATCTAGCTATGCAGACCCTGATTTGTTAATACGTACAAGTGGAGAGATGCGAATAAGTAATTTTCTCTTATGGCAACTGGCTTATGCTGAAATACATGTCACAGATACATTATGGCCTGATTTTGATTCCATCTCGTTGACTAAGGCACTTATTGATTATCAATCAAGAAGAAGGCGTTTTGGAGGAGTAGATCCAACAGTTAATGATTACGACCAAGTTTAA
- the cdaA gene encoding diadenylate cyclase CdaA: MNFWWLINLRFLLDALFASALGVLLFSRVKEPRTLWLLRGYLFLVSLAWFVQRYANLPITSKLIDALVLACSLSLAILWQGELRRLMELLGTGRLAVLLGNTQKEFEANTSTVTQLSEAAGRLSQKRRGALIVLDMGSDLRPEDFLYAGVPIDAKFSTELLLNLFASETPLHDGAVLVKGNRIISAGVILPLSRQSISRYGTRHLAALGITERFERCICVVVSEETGTLSLANQGRLERPITSSRLLDLLKEFMSSSTGSAVTKPNLAVSSSTKSLSYNPEEASVDLKTDLSPEQK, from the coding sequence TTGAACTTCTGGTGGTTAATAAACCTGCGCTTCTTGCTGGATGCACTTTTTGCTTCAGCGTTAGGGGTTTTACTTTTTTCAAGAGTTAAGGAGCCGAGAACTCTTTGGCTGTTGCGCGGATATTTATTTCTTGTTTCTCTTGCTTGGTTCGTACAGAGATATGCAAACCTTCCCATTACTTCAAAATTAATTGATGCGTTGGTTCTAGCTTGTTCTCTTTCTTTGGCGATTTTGTGGCAAGGAGAATTAAGGCGATTAATGGAATTACTTGGAACTGGTAGATTGGCTGTTCTCTTAGGAAATACTCAGAAAGAATTCGAAGCTAATACCAGTACAGTAACTCAATTATCTGAGGCAGCAGGAAGGCTATCTCAGAAACGTAGAGGAGCATTAATTGTTTTAGATATGGGAAGTGATTTGCGACCTGAAGATTTTCTTTATGCAGGAGTACCTATTGACGCAAAATTTTCTACAGAATTGTTATTAAATTTATTTGCATCAGAAACTCCTTTACATGATGGAGCTGTTTTGGTTAAAGGTAACAGGATTATTTCCGCAGGAGTTATTTTGCCTTTGTCAAGGCAAAGTATTAGTAGATATGGTACACGGCATCTTGCCGCTCTTGGTATTACAGAACGATTTGAGAGATGTATTTGTGTAGTAGTTTCAGAGGAAACAGGCACTTTGTCTTTGGCTAATCAAGGTCGCCTAGAAAGACCAATTACTAGCAGCAGATTATTAGATCTGCTAAAGGAATTTATGAGCTCTTCTACAGGATCTGCCGTTACAAAGCCAAATCTAGCTGTTAGTAGTTCGACTAAGTCTTTATCTTATAATCCAGAGGAAGCTTCAGTTGATTTAAAGACTGACTTGTCTCCTGAGCAAAAATAA
- the lysA gene encoding diaminopimelate decarboxylase, with the protein MAILRPFEKDQDKSSPNRNIAPITAALDSQERLSIGGCLLSSLAEKYGTPLYILDELTLRTSCREYKDALSKYYPGDSIPLYASKANSSLIISNIVASEGMGVDVVSEGELITALKGGVESSNIVFHGNNKSKSELIMAYKNDVIIVLDNQYDIDQLREIVPFGKRKAKLMLRFTPGIECHTHEYIKTGHIDSKFGFDPDELESIFLQFKDIEWGELIGLHAHIGSQIFEVQPHKDLADVMASALQTGRKLGHSLNALNLGGGLGIRYIASDDPPSISDWVEVIAAAVVKACRERSLDLPLLMCEPGRSIVGSAGLTLYKIGSRKEIPGIKTYLSVDGGMSDNPRPITYQSEYSACLVDKPLIRADEVVTIAGKHCESGDVLLKDFRLPRSNSGDVLGVFSTGAYNFSMSSNYNRIPKPAAIIVGNGESELIQKRELPEDLLRNDILPDRFIAKG; encoded by the coding sequence ATGGCTATTTTGAGACCTTTTGAAAAAGATCAGGATAAATCAAGTCCTAATAGAAATATTGCTCCAATAACAGCAGCATTGGACTCGCAGGAAAGACTAAGTATTGGGGGATGCTTGTTAAGCAGCCTTGCTGAGAAATATGGAACTCCACTTTATATCTTAGATGAGTTGACATTGAGAACATCTTGTAGAGAGTATAAAGATGCATTAAGTAAATATTACCCTGGCGATTCAATACCTTTATATGCTTCAAAAGCGAACAGCTCTTTAATTATAAGTAATATAGTTGCTTCTGAGGGAATGGGTGTAGATGTAGTCTCGGAAGGTGAATTGATTACGGCTCTAAAAGGAGGCGTAGAAAGTTCAAATATTGTTTTTCATGGTAATAACAAATCTAAAAGTGAGTTGATAATGGCTTATAAAAATGATGTAATTATCGTTTTAGATAATCAATATGATATTGATCAATTAAGAGAAATAGTTCCATTTGGCAAGAGAAAAGCTAAACTTATGCTGAGATTTACACCAGGCATTGAATGTCATACACATGAATATATTAAAACAGGTCATATTGATAGCAAGTTTGGATTTGACCCTGATGAATTGGAAAGTATTTTTCTGCAATTTAAAGATATTGAATGGGGTGAATTGATTGGTCTGCATGCTCATATTGGCTCTCAAATATTTGAAGTACAACCTCATAAAGATCTTGCAGATGTAATGGCTAGTGCTTTGCAAACAGGTCGTAAGCTTGGCCATTCTTTAAATGCGTTAAATCTTGGAGGAGGACTCGGTATCAGGTATATCGCTTCTGACGACCCCCCTTCTATTAGTGATTGGGTTGAAGTGATCGCAGCAGCTGTTGTTAAAGCTTGTCGAGAAAGATCATTAGATCTCCCTTTATTAATGTGCGAACCTGGCCGTTCAATAGTTGGGTCAGCAGGGCTGACGCTTTATAAAATAGGATCCAGGAAGGAAATCCCAGGAATAAAAACTTATTTATCAGTTGATGGAGGCATGAGTGATAATCCACGACCAATTACATATCAATCCGAATACTCAGCTTGTCTTGTTGATAAACCATTGATTAGAGCAGATGAGGTCGTAACTATTGCTGGTAAGCATTGTGAATCTGGAGATGTTTTATTGAAGGACTTTCGTCTTCCTCGAAGCAATAGTGGAGATGTCTTAGGCGTCTTTTCAACAGGCGCATATAACTTTTCTATGAGCTCAAATTACAATCGAATTCCTAAGCCAGCAGCTATTATCGTTGGAAATGGTGAATCAGAATTAATACAAAAGAGGGAATTACCTGAAGATCTATTGCGAAATGATATCCTTCCAGATCGCTTTATTGCAAAAGGGTAG